The genome window CGTCCAGTGGTCCAGGGCCAGGAATAAGTCATAATATGTCACGACAGTAAAACGCTCAAACGGTGGTCCCGATACAATTCTCACAGAAGTGATCATGGCGAGAGACGGCTGTAAGTAGGGGGCAGTTTGTTGGGTTGgttgtattttttaaatttatTATGAAAAAGGCGGCAGGCCCAACCCGCTAGTACGCTAACCATGTGCTAGACAGAACACCTTGTAGCGACCCAGGGTCCAGTCCCACCTGTAGGCCCATCCTACAAGTCACTGTCTTATCTAACACACGTTCCTGTCGCTTCACTGTGCTGACCATAAAAAGcacaaaaaacaatgaaaatatatatatttttaacaattAATCAAACATTCAAAGTAAAGAAAAGCCCTAAAATGACGATTCGGTTTGAGGGCTTTGAGTGTCGTCTCGGTGCTGGCCTGCTCCAGACTGAACCTGTGTGTTGGTACTGTAGAGGCAGGGCGGTACCTTGGTGGAGCCAAGgttgatgagggaggtggagcagccCGAGGCGACGGCGGGCTTGTCGGAGCTGtctgcctggtggaggacgCTCCACAGCAGGGTGACCGAGGACATGATGGTGTGCAGGATGGACAGGATGCCGGCCCGCGCCTCCGCAAGGTGCTTCTGGTCCACGTTGACCTTCAGCTGAGgagggggcacacacacacacacaccacaggtaccacagacacacacataaacacacatgagaAGGGGCGTGTCTGGAGCGATAGACCCTTTCAGAGGtcttaggacacacacacaggggtcgcTCATGATGCTATGGGTCTTATACTCTAATGTACCAGGAAACATGGTCCAAGGTTAATGTGTGTAATCGTCTCTAGTTTAGTCTGCTGACTGCGCCCCGCTACATTTAAAGAGCAGACATGCATTTTTAGTAACTCTAAGTTTAGATTGTATCTTAAATATATGTTTGTAAGGTAAAGTCCAAACCACACAGCCTTGTCATCACAAACACAGaatgttgaatgaatgaatgcattccAAAATAGACTTGAGTCATATTTGAAGCGAGCTTCCAAATACAGCCAGGTATGCACTGCTTGtgctctgctctgttgaaaCGATGTGATTCTACAAATATCAGGTCAAAATTCCCGCTCCTGCAATTATAAGCAATGTCAATTTGAGCGTGTTGCAATATCAACCAGATTAATTTAACATGCTCCCGATAGCCTACCACTCAACATCACACTCAGCCTAATAATAGACAGACTTAAAACAATTAAGTCCACATCATCTTCCCTAATTATTCACAAGCCAGCGTGACAGTGGATTAATTAGACCACAAACGTTGTCAACCTGAAATCGCATCAGATACAAACCATAAGTCGGCCTtatggcctaatggataagcaAATACGACGTCACAGGAGTACTTTATAGTTCAAGCGAGGAGGCGCCAGAGGTCACCTCCAGACGGCTACAGCCGGCTGGCAGCTAGTTGCCAACCCCCGCGTGATGAGGTTGCCTCTGTGAAAAGGTTACATCGTCAGCCATCAGCACATTGGTGGTAGACAGCGCCCCCACCTGATGGTACTGGGAAGATGGGTCCAGGAGGCAGTAGTGGATGATTGCAGTCACCCCCTCGAGCACAGTCAGAATCAAGTCCGGAGGGATGCACAGAGCCATCCACTGAGGTCTGGAGCAACAAGCAACGACAGGGAACGGACTTTATGAATAATTCAAGAATCTTTAAGAATCATTACGAAGAACATACATCTATGAAGCACATGTGCCAATGCTGATGTACCAATAAACAAGCACTCTTCAACTCCCTGGGCCATGCGAGTTAagatgtgtatatgtataccCACAACGCTGCAGACTAACTGTATTAATATCATTTACTGATTATGAAAGGAGTCACAAAGGTCAAAGCCTCCCGGCCTCACCTGACGTCGGTGATGCCGCTCTCGTAGCGGTACTGCTGCAGCAGGTTGTCCAGGTTCCGGCAGAGCTGCAGCGTGACCGAGGCCACCACGCGGCGCAGCACGCGCCCCATGTAGGGCAGCGTGGCCGTGATCAGCCCCATCCACTGCGGGTGCATCTTGCAGGCGTGGTGCTGATGCAGCGCCCGGATCACCGCGCACAGGAACATGCCCTGCGCCGTGATGGGCTGCCCGTGGAGGTACTGCAGCGAGGTCATGGGCTGCTGAGGGTTCACGTGCTCCACCTCGCTGCAGCCCAGCAGCTCGAACCcgggccccgccgccgcccctatcccgccgccgcccccggccccgccgccggccccgcccacgcccccggccccgccgccCAGCCCGCCCTCGCCGCCCTCCTCCTGCGGCAGCAGCACGCggtgctccagctccaccaggctctgcagcagccgcagcagctgCGACTGCACGGCGCAGCAGCCGTCGATGCGCTCCTCCGTCAGGTTGATCACGCTGTCCTCCGACAGGCCCTCCTCCGTGGCGGCCGCGCTGGCGCCCGACGCCCGCTGCTCGTGCCACTTCTGCGCGCTGAAGATGGTGGAGAGCAGGCAGTGGAGCACCACCTTCTGCACCTTGCACTTGGACAGCACGTCGCCGATGAAGGAGGCGAAGCCCTTGGCCGAGCCGCCCGTGGCCTTGGCCAGCTCGCCGAACAGCAGCGTGAGCACCTCCACGCTGGTCAGCTGCATGGCGCGGTTGCCCGCCAGCTCCTGGGCGCCCGCCGCCACGTGCGCAGAGTAGTAGCTGCGCAGGAAGTACAGGCAGAGGGAGATGACGATCTCCAGGTACATGGCGCTGCGGAAGGAGTGCGTGTGGGAGTCCTGCGGCAGGGGGCAGTAGAAGTCCTTGCCCATGACCGACACCCGGTGCCGGGCCAGCAGGTTCTGCAGCAGGGAGAGCTGCGGAGTGTAGGTGTTGTTGAcgctggtggtggagatggcgCTGACGAAGCCGGCGGGCGACGCCCGCAGCATGGCGGCGACCGCCGACAGGGCGTGGAGCGAGCGCGACGAGTCGTAGAGCTGCAGGTAGAGCAGGACGTGCTGGTAGAGGGGGTGGATGTTGAAGCGGGGCAGGGCGGGCGAAGGCCGGCGCGCTCccgccgcgccgccgccgccgccgccgccgctcgtAGCAGAGAGAggtgcgccgccgccgccgctagcGCCGGTCCCGCCACAGGGCGATCCCGTGTCGCTCTCGATCTCCGACACGTCGCCCTCCCCGCAGCTGTACCAGTTCTCCAGGTCCAGGCTGTCGCCGAAGAAGATGTTGGGCGGCCGGGTCTTCTCGGCCTGGATGGCAGCCTTGCgcagcctctcctcctccttcctcttggcCTTCTTCACCTTGGGCTTGGCGCCGGGGGATTTGTCCGACAGCCGCTCCATGATCTTGCCCTTCAGGCTGAGCTGGGTGCTGCTGTGGCTGCGCTTGCGGGCCTGCTGGGGGTCCTCCACCTGCAGGCGGAGGTCCGCCGCTGGGGGTCCCAGGCTGTCCGGCAGCGTGACGATGGAGGGCGACGAGCTGTGGCGGGTGATGCCctcccgctgctgctgctgctgctgctgctgctcctcctcctccgagacGCCCTCTGCCGCGCCCACCGACAGGAACTCCAGGGTGCCCCCCGCCACCATCTCCGGCAGGCTCTGGTGGGGCACGTCGGGGGCCGGGGCCGCGTCCAGGCGGGTCCCCGTGGAGGTGTCGGAGGAGCTGGTGCTGTCCGAGTCCGTGTGCGTCCAGGCTTCGGGCGGGGACGGGGTCTCGACGggcgcttcctcctcctcctcgtccaactcctcctcctcctcctcctcttcctcctcttcctcctcctcagctaAACTCACCACCCGGTcgatcagctcctccagcacgcCGGCAACGACCTCCTCTATGGGGTCCCCCTCCTCTGCCGAGGGGTCCGATCCGTTGACCAGGTGACTGCCGCCGGCGTCGGGCTCTTTGAAGCTGCCCTTGCCAACGGCGGAGGACTGGGAGCCGCAGGACTCCAAGCTCTTgggctccccctgctggtcgGCCGAGGAATACTCGCTGGCCAGCTGCAGGTTCTCGAGGCTCATGCTGAGAACAGACAGGCTGTCGCTGAGGGGGTTGACGGTCAGACAGAAGGGTTCCAGGTCCCCCAGCGGCAGGCTTCCTGGTGGCTGATCCTCCCTATGGCTGAACGCTACGATGAGAACAAATCAATTAGAAAAAGTGTTGCTGTGCTCTACATTGATCAATGTTTTATACAGTGGTTTGTGTTGATAACAGATCAGCACGTACATAACTTTAATTAAATAAGAATACTTAAAATGTTTATTGTCCTTTTGTAATTTTCACCCTTTTACGTTATGTATTTAGTGTCTTAAAGAATTCAGAAAGTGTCTTAAAGAATTCAGAAAAGCTACTTTTTAAAATGCATTGTTAATAACAACAAGAACATTGCTTACCATCGGAGAAGCCAGAATCCCTGATGTAGAAGTCCTCCGGGGTGTCCTGCTCGGTGGGGGGCGTGGGGAGGGTCTGGGCCCAGTGGCGCTGGGCCTGGACCCTCTGGATGGAGACGCGGTGGGTCTTGGGgtgcagcaggagcaggagcagcggCTCCAGGACCCGGGCGATGTCGTGCCTCTGCAGCACCTGGTTGAGCCAGGCCCGGCCCACCGAGCTGGCCGACGGGTCCCAGTAACTCAGGCTGTCCAGCATGATGAACAGAgacctggggggaggaggacaggggggagagggtgggagagggagagatgtagagagaggggtcgagggaaagaggggtagaggcagatagagggagagagaggggttgatggagagagaggggtagagggatggaggaagagaggggtagaggaagatagagggagagagaggggtcgatggagagagaggggtagagggatggaggaagagaggggtagagggaaagaggggtaatggaagatagagggagagagaggggtcgatggagagagaggggtagagggatggaggaagagaggggtagagggaaagaggggtaatggaagatagagggagagagaggggtcgatggagagagaggggtagagggatggaggaagagaggggtagagggaaagaggggtaatggaagatagagggagagagaggggtagatggagagatatagagggagagagggggagaggggtagaGGAAGATACATGtgaagttagagagagagagagacgcatgtCATGGAATACAGAACTGGCATTTAAACGACCTTGAATGAGCCTCGGTTTAAATGAGCCGTAAGAACCAAACGACAGACATGTTTCATCGGGGACAGGGTTTTACCGGTCAAATGTGCGGGTGAAAGGAGAAGACTTTGTGATGTTCAAGTCTCTTGTCAGGTGCCAAAGCACCGAGAACTTGACGTGAGCCTCCAGGCGAATTCTCTGTGAAGGGATCAGGATCACAATTAGACAGcaaatagaacacacacacacacacacacacgacagacaTATTATCCTCTGCTGAGCGCATGTATGTGTCACACTGCACGGCTCTGTatgctgtgtgtttatgcagtTATTATATTTGCAGACCGGAATTCGCTCTCCTCTCTTTATTCCCCCCAGTTCAccattatattattttaacctGAGAAAGCAACGTTCAGTACCTACAAAAGCGCTATATAAGTTGACTGTGTTGTCATTATTATAAATATCATCATGATTGTAAGGAATACAAATTAagacaacaaacaaataatGGCCAGGAAGTGTTCCTTAAAGGGCGACTGCGTGCGTTTTGTTCACGACGACCAATTTTACCTCATATTATATATAGGTCAGTTCACTTTATTACATGGCTGTGTATCCATCTCTCATGCGGCTACCCTGTACGTTGCATGACGGCCACATGTGAAATGCGGTCAAGCATGCTGGACTGCAGGGAGAATGCGTCAGAAGGTTATCATGTTAGGGCGTGGCCGAACCTTGTCCCGGTGCATGAGCTGCTGGCTGATGACGTCCTCGCAGATGCTGGAGGAGGGCACCAGGTTGTGGAGCTGGTAGAAGAGCTCCACGCTGCGCTGGTGGTGCTGTGGCGTGCCCTCGCCTAGCTGCTCCCACAGGATCACAGCCACGCTCTGGCAAGGGGGACGAGGAGGGGGCAGGATTAgcaaggctaggctaggctgggGGAAGATAGTTCTACCGAGGCTACTAGTGTAGTCAAACGGTAACATCATACCCTGCTTATTATTGTATTACAACAATAAGTGCTTGACTCTCCTGGGAACTAAGTGGAAGGTGTGGTGTAGTAGTGTTAATGTGGGCTTTctgattgtatatttatattattgtgtggtataataacaatgattaatatacatgtctgtctgtgataTTCGAGCAAACACAAATTGTCTCAAATAGCTTTGTTATGCACTATAAAGAAGTTAGAAGTCTGAGGTTGACAGGAGTGTGGCCTCAACAAGTCCACATCATAATAGGATTCTTGGTGGGTTACCTTGAAGAAGTCTGTCTTGTGCGCCATGTACTTGAGTATTCCCTGAGTGAGTGGCGGGCGGATCACCACGGCAACGCGGCCCTGGCTGGGACTCATGGGCTGCTGGGCCGACTCGGGGCCCCCGCCGCCCGGGGGGCCCTCGCTCTCGGCCGTGACCATGGCGACAGACTGGGTGAGCCCCACCAGGTCCATGAGCAGGGAGATGGCCACGCCCTGCAGGCTGAAGTCCACGTCCAGGCAGCAGGCGTCCATCAGGGTCTGCAGCCAGGCGGGCGGCACCGCCTGGTCGCTCTCtgcagggggaggaagaggagggaggggaggaagaggagggaggaagaggagggaggggagggagggaggaagaggagggaggggaggaagaggagggagtggaggggaggaagaggagggagaggagcagacAGTGTAGGGGTTGAATTATTGAAGGGTTTCCACTGTTGCCAATGTATTATTGATACTCAAACGTTCATAAAGTAGAAAATGGCCCGTTTGGTATTTGacactatactacactatacttaAAAGAGATGAATCATCTCATTTAAGTGATTTTTTTGGCAGCTTTTGCACtacatatttatcatattagtatatatattagagcgTGGACCTTTTTACTCTGTGGGATGTTTTACTATGCGTTTAATAATATGTgctattttttcttttaaaattcATTGACTGAGTGAACCGTACAAAAATTGCAAAAACTGCTACTGTGCACCTGTAATTCAACAAATGGCAAAATAAACACTTGGACCTTATCCTTTATTCCCAGCATCCACCTCTGTATCGGTGGTCCTCCACAATAACAGGTAATGAACCCGTCTCACCTCGCTGCTCCTCCTGTGAGGGGGAGGACTGGAGGTTGCCCTCGGCGATGTAAACGGGGAAGCTGGAGCACTCCAGGAACAGCTGACAGCCGGCCGCGAACGCCCGCACGTACTCCGTCTGCCGGGACCCCGGAACCCCGGGAGCGGCCCCCGCCTCCGTCTGCCCCCCCGGCCGCACGCAGGCCCCCTGCGGCCCACCCACCGCGGCGGGCTCCAGCTCGCAGCTGTCGGCCCGCCGGTCGCGGCCCGCCCGCTGGGGGACGATGTACAGGGTGATGAGGTGGGAGAGGAACCGCTGGAAGTGCTCCAGGCAGCGCTGCATCACGGGCCTCTCCTGgggccgggccggggggggggcgacgggggGGTCCACCTCCTCGGACCCGCCGGCGCGGTACTGCACAAAGTCGCTGAAGCCGCACTCCGAGGAGCGGCTGCCCGCCGGGGGCTCCGCGTTGTTGTCCTGGAACACCTCCCCGTTCCCGGGGAACACCGGGGAGGTGGCCTGTGGCAGAGGACAACCAAGCGGAGGGAGGGCGGAGTGAGCATTTCGACATGATGCACCTCTATAGCGTCTCGCATTCAGAAACAAGTGCTTTGTAGGAGCAGAACATGTCTCATGTCTGGGCTTCAAGGTAGTTGATATGAGCGCATCATAGAGAAACCAATACCATCATACAGACAAATACAAACACTTAGATAAGTACAGCACAGCCGTTTGGTTGTTCTCCCTCTGCAGCTAAATCTGGAGCAATTTGCAATTCAGGTCTGCAGCcgcagacagacccacagactGTCTTTACGGGTTGAATCCCACAATGCTTTGCTACAAGTGGCCGTTACAGGCGTTCTAAAACGCATCTGAGTTGAGGCAGGACTCCAGGCATAGAGCCTTGACTCAGATGGTCGATCCATAGTACTTTAATGTCCCTTTAGAGCGACTTTGATTGCAGTTCAGAGAGACGATGagggtttggagggggggggagaggcaatGCTCAACGTGATTTGAAACGGCGCACCTATGTGGCACCATATGCCAGTATATTGCTTTTGTTTCCATTACTCTagccacacagagacagagagaggaagagagacacagagacagagagagaaagagagggactcAGGTGCTGCTGAACCATCCATGAGAGACCAATTCCCGGTCTCTAATGGGCCTGCCTGCGGTCCATCTGTCCTGTCCCCTGGGTGTGAGCTTTTGGTGAGGCTTCAGTGCGCTCACAAAGCACTTGAAACAGCCAGGTAGATGGACAGGGACCAGGAGGACCTCTGAGGCCCAGAGTTATATCCTCTGAGTGGATCTTCAAAAGCCTTGTGCTcagcgaaagagagagcgagagagagaaag of Gadus macrocephalus chromosome 11, ASM3116895v1 contains these proteins:
- the dop1a gene encoding protein dopey-1 isoform X5 — translated: MLVQAMVRILQGKARGGEEESVLMHDLKPFRILISLLDKPELGPAILEDVLIEVFRTLHTQCRTELDLQNQSPFSKDHSHLSSKLRENKKTAELIKTANLLFNSFEPYYMWDYIARWFEECCRRTVNGGASDVPRNAYSIDSPSLSLLEFCQLVDFLLDIVSLPTRSMRVICQETYIEIQTEHLPQLLLRMVAALTGHLQALGLEELTHCLCLCSKILSKVQPPLVSPLSLPPLRGSRAQGHGAPANTPTTSTTQDMAGGEGNGQATSPVFPGNGEVFQDNNAEPPAGSRSSECGFSDFVQYRAGGSEEVDPPVAPPPARPQERPVMQRCLEHFQRFLSHLITLYIVPQRAGRDRRADSCELEPAAVGGPQGACVRPGGQTEAGAAPGVPGSRQTEYVRAFAAGCQLFLECSSFPVYIAEGNLQSSPSQEEQRESDQAVPPAWLQTLMDACCLDVDFSLQGVAISLLMDLVGLTQSVAMVTAESEGPPGGGGPESAQQPMSPSQGRVAVVIRPPLTQGILKYMAHKTDFFKSVAVILWEQLGEGTPQHHQRSVELFYQLHNLVPSSSICEDVISQQLMHRDKRIRLEAHVKFSVLWHLTRDLNITKSSPFTRTFDRSLFIMLDSLSYWDPSASSVGRAWLNQVLQRHDIARVLEPLLLLLLHPKTHRVSIQRVQAQRHWAQTLPTPPTEQDTPEDFYIRDSGFSDAFSHREDQPPGSLPLGDLEPFCLTVNPLSDSLSVLSMSLENLQLASEYSSADQQGEPKSLESCGSQSSAVGKGSFKEPDAGGSHLVNGSDPSAEEGDPIEEVVAGVLEELIDRVVSLAEEEEEEEEEEEEEELDEEEEEAPVETPSPPEAWTHTDSDSTSSSDTSTGTRLDAAPAPDVPHQSLPEMVAGGTLEFLSVGAAEGVSEEEEQQQQQQQQREGITRHSSSPSIVTLPDSLGPPAADLRLQVEDPQQARKRSHSSTQLSLKGKIMERLSDKSPGAKPKVKKAKRKEEERLRKAAIQAEKTRPPNIFFGDSLDLENWYSCGEGDVSEIESDTGSPCGGTGASGGGGAPLSATSGGGGGGGAAGARRPSPALPRFNIHPLYQHVLLYLQLYDSSRSLHALSAVAAMLRASPAGFVSAISTTSVNNTYTPQLSLLQNLLARHRVSVMGKDFYCPLPQDSHTHSFRSAMYLEIVISLCLYFLRSYYSAHVAAGAQELAGNRAMQLTSVEVLTLLFGELAKATGGSAKGFASFIGDVLSKCKVQKVVLHCLLSTIFSAQKWHEQRASGASAAATEEGLSEDSVINLTEERIDGCCAVQSQLLRLLQSLVELEHRVLLPQEEGGEGGLGGGAGGVGGAGGGAGGGGGIGAAAGPGFELLGCSEVEHVNPQQPMTSLQYLHGQPITAQGMFLCAVIRALHQHHACKMHPQWMGLITATLPYMGRVLRRVVASVTLQLCRNLDNLLQQYRYESGITDVRPQWMALCIPPDLILTVLEGVTAIIHYCLLDPSSQYHQLKVNVDQKHLAEARAGILSILHTIMSSVTLLWSVLHQADSSDKPAVASGCSTSLINLGSTKNLRQQVLELLGPISMNHGAHFMAAIAYVWNERKHTKAPVRNKVIPAASEEQLLLVELVRSVSAMRTETVMQTVKEVLKQPPAIAKEKKHLSLEVCMLQFFYAYVQRIPVSSLVDSWPSLLALLKDSVQLGLPAPAQFLLLGVLNEFILKNPNLESKKDQRELQDVTHKVVEAIGTIAGSSLEQTTWLRRNLEVKASPQIVVDGGNLEADVEDLMPTVMEASSFTPSVYSVHALTLLAEVLAHLLDMVFYSDEKERVIPLLVNIMHYVVPYLRNHSAHNAPSYRACIQLLSSLSGYQYTRRAWKKEAFDLFMDHTFFQMDSSCVSHWRAIIDHLMTHDKTTFRDLMTRVAVAQSSSLSLFTNRDAELEQRAMLLKRLAFTIYSSEVDQYQKYLPDIQERLVESLRLPAVPILHAQVFLFFRVLLLRMSPQHLTSLWPTMITELVTVFLLMEQELTADEDISRTSGPSVAGLETTYSGGNGFSTSYNSQRWLNLYLSACKLLDLALALPSESLPQFQMYRWAFIPEASDDSGLEVRRQGTHQREFKPYVVRLAKLLRKRAKKNPEEDFSIRTLSWEPGHLLLTLYVIRSMDQLLPFFNLLSQVFNCKSGSRLGPACGRPAPGEGDFPGQKDAGHKLESQKVFWSRARQNIEEMVEKDFLEGLIKT
- the dop1a gene encoding protein dopey-1 isoform X6, with protein sequence MNTEEVELLSDSKYRNYVAAVDKALKNFEYSSEWADLISALGKLNKVLQNNAKYQVVPKKLTIGKRLAQCLHPALPSGVHRKALETYEIIFKIIGPKRLAKDLFLYSAGLFPLLSNAAMSVKPALLGLYETYYLPLGKTLKPGLQGLLTGVLPGLEEGSEYYDRTNTLLEKVAAAVEQSAFYSALWGSILTSPAVRLPGVTFVLLHLNRKLTMEDQLYVMGSDIELMVEAVSTSVQDSSVLVQRSTLDLILFCFPFHMSQVTRPDMIRILCAALHVVLRRDMSLNRRLYAWLLGFDNNGVRTGPRSTRQSNPEEHASHYFNTFSKDMLVQAMVRILQGKARGGEEESVLMHDLKPFRILISLLDKPELGPAILEDVLIEVFRTLHTQCRTELDLQNQSPFSKDHSHLSSKLRENKKTAELIKTANLLFNSFEPYYMWDYIARWFEECCRRTVNGGASDVPRNAYSIDSPSLSLLEFCQLVDFLLDIVSLETYIEIQTEHLPQLLLRMVAALTGHLQALGLEELTHCLCLCSKILSKVQPPLVSPLSLPPLRGSRAQGHGAPANTPTTSTTQDMAGGEGNGQATSPVFPGNGEVFQDNNAEPPAGSRSSECGFSDFVQYRAGGSEEVDPPVAPPPARPQERPVMQRCLEHFQRFLSHLITLYIVPQRAGRDRRADSCELEPAAVGGPQGACVRPGGQTEAGAAPGVPGSRQTEYVRAFAAGCQLFLECSSFPVYIAEGNLQSSPSQEEQRESDQAVPPAWLQTLMDACCLDVDFSLQGVAISLLMDLVGLTQSVAMVTAESEGPPGGGGPESAQQPMSPSQGRVAVVIRPPLTQGILKYMAHKTDFFKSVAVILWEQLGEGTPQHHQRSVELFYQLHNLVPSSSICEDVISQQLMHRDKRIRLEAHVKFSVLWHLTRDLNITKSSPFTRTFDRSLFIMLDSLSYWDPSASSVGRAWLNQVLQRHDIARVLEPLLLLLLHPKTHRVSIQRVQAQRHWAQTLPTPPTEQDTPEDFYIRDSGFSDAFSHREDQPPGSLPLGDLEPFCLTVNPLSDSLSVLSMSLENLQLASEYSSADQQGEPKSLESCGSQSSAVGKGSFKEPDAGGSHLVNGSDPSAEEGDPIEEVVAGVLEELIDRVVSLAEEEEEEEEEEEEEELDEEEEEAPVETPSPPEAWTHTDSDSTSSSDTSTGTRLDAAPAPDVPHQSLPEMVAGGTLEFLSVGAAEGVSEEEEQQQQQQQQREGITRHSSSPSIVTLPDSLGPPAADLRLQVEDPQQARKRSHSSTQLSLKGKIMERLSDKSPGAKPKVKKAKRKEEERLRKAAIQAEKTRPPNIFFGDSLDLENWYSCGEGDVSEIESDTGSPCGGTGASGGGGAPLSATSGGGGGGGAAGARRPSPALPRFNIHPLYQHVLLYLQLYDSSRSLHALSAVAAMLRASPAGFVSAISTTSVNNTYTPQLSLLQNLLARHRVSVMGKDFYCPLPQDSHTHSFRSAMYLEIVISLCLYFLRSYYSAHVAAGAQELAGNRAMQLTSVEVLTLLFGELAKATGGSAKGFASFIGDVLSKCKVQKVVLHCLLSTIFSAQKWHEQRASGASAAATEEGLSEDSVINLTEERIDGCCAVQSQLLRLLQSLVELEHRVLLPQEEGGEGGLGGGAGGVGGAGGGAGGGGGIGAAAGPGFELLGCSEVEHVNPQQPMTSLQYLHGQPITAQGMFLCAVIRALHQHHACKMHPQWMGLITATLPYMGRVLRRVVASVTLQLCRNLDNLLQQYRYESGITDVRPQWMALCIPPDLILTVLEGVTAIIHYCLLDPSSQYHQLKVNVDQKHLAEARAGILSILHTIMSSVTLLWSVLHQADSSDKPAVASGCSTSLINLGSTKNLRQQVLELLGPISMNHGAHFMAAIAYVWNERKHTKAPVRNKVIPAASEEQLLLVELVRSVSAMRTETVMQTVKEVLKQPPAIAKEKHLSLEVCMLQFFYAYVQRIPVSSLVDSWPSLLALLKDSVQLGLPAPAQFLLLGVLNEFILKNPNLESKKDQRELQDVTHKVVEAIGTIAGSSLEQTTWLRRNLEVKASPQIVVDGGNLEADVEDLMPTVMEASSFTPSVYSVHALTLLAEVLAHLLDMVFYSDEKERVIPLLVNIMHYVVPYLRNHSAHNAPSYRACIQLLSSLSGYQYTRRAWKKEAFDLFMDHTFFQMDSSCVSHWRAIIDHLMTHDKTTFRDLMTRVAVAQSSSLSLFTNRDAELEQRAMLLKRLAFTIYSSEVDQYQKYLPDIQERLVESLRLPAVPILHAQVFLFFRVLLLRMSPQHLTSLWPTMITELVTVFLLMEQELTADEDISRTSGPSVAGLETTYSGGNGFSTSYNSQRWLNLYLSACKLLDLALALPSESLPQFQMYRWAFIPEASDDSGLEVRRQGTHQREFKPYVVRLAKLLRKRAKKNPEEDFSIRTLSWEPGHLLLTLYVIRSMDQLLPFFNLLSQVFNCKSGSRLGPACGRPAPGEGDFPGQKDAGHKLESQKVFWSRARQNIEEMVEKDFLEGLIKT